One Candidatus Neomarinimicrobiota bacterium genomic window, CCTGATCTTCTTCTGCTCTATCTCCTGGAGTTCAACCTCCCCGGCCTGATCGTCTGCCAGCTCCAGGTCGTCTACCCCCTCCTCCGGCTCTATATCTTCTAAAAACTCTTCATCAAGGGTTTCATCGAAACCCTCGTCGTCGTAATAGACATCTTCTTCAAGATAACCACCCTCATCTTCGTAATAATAATCCTCCTCGCCCCCGTAACCTGTGTCTTCCTCAAAGTAGCCCTCATCAGAATATTCGTCGTAATATTCCCCTTCGTAGTACTCGTCATACTCGCCCCAGTCGTAATCAATCGTATCTTCTGGGGCGTATTCTTGTTGAGCCTTGGCAAGATTAAATGGAAAGGCCAGGAGGGTCAATATCCCCAGCCCGGCCATACCCCGGGCGCCGAAATTCTTGATCATGATTAGTGCGTGTGCCAGATTCATTTTCATCATCCTTCCGCCGTCTGAGGGTAATAAAAGAAGACCGAGACGGACATTTTTACTAAATGTAGCCATCTATTTCGGCAAGTAAAGACTTTTTTCTTTTCTAGAAGCCACACCTGTGATCGATTGTAATCAACAATCAGAATAATCAAATATACATTTTGAAGGGGGAAGGCAAGTCCACAGTTTCCGACAATTAAGGGCAGCGACTGTATCTTATAACTGTATCTCATAAGAGTATCTATTTATAGGAAATGATATTGACAAATTAGTGAAAGAGCGGTAAAATTTAAATAAGGATATTAAGAGTAAATTATCTTATTATTATGTTTTCACGGAGTGCAGCTCATGCCTTGCAGGTGATGAGCTACCTTACCCGCAACTCTCAGCGCCAACCTCTGAAACTCGAGCAGGTATCACTCGACACTGGTATCCCTAGACATGCTGTCGTCAAGGTTGTGCAGGCGATGCACAAACAACACCTGCTATCAACCAGCCGGGGATCGCATGGAGGAGTTACTCTGGCAAAACCACCTGGTTCAGTCATACTTAGTGAAATCGTCTGCGCTATCGACGGCCCCCCCGACGATTGCCCCGTTAGCACAGGAATGGTACCCTGCCAACCCAAACCCGACTGCTGCATTTTCCAGCAATGGAAGCGAATAGCCCATCAGGTGCACACCCTCCAGGCATGCCAAGATTTGGCGAGCTTCGCCAACCAGAATATTCCCATCGACTTCTACAACTGAACCGCTGGGCAAAGCCTGCCGTCGCTGACTACGCCGAGCACGAAGCCTGAGAGGTTCATTCCTCGGGATTTCTGTTCACGCCAAGCCAACTTACCGTTGGTCGACCCGGCCGCCCGGATCAAGACTAGAAAGACCTGTCGCGAACCCGGTGTAAATAACGAACAAATTTGAGCTTGTTATCCGTAATTATCTAAATTCTGGCCGCTCATGAAGACACCATCTCACCACGAAGCCCTTTCCTCTAAAACACCGGCTATTTCAGCCTGGCTGGTTCTCGTGTTGCTGATGGGCACTTTCGTGCATGCCGCCAAGCCGGAGGCTGTCCTCCGGGGACTATTCGTATACCCGCGCAGCGATTTGAGCTCCGCCGAATCATTGGTATGGCAGGGACAGCTCAATGTGCGCCAGCAGGTCGACAGCCGGGTCAGCTGGAACCTACTGGGGGATATCACATCCAGGACCCTCACCCGGGCGGACGGGCTACGCATTTACTCAGGATATATCCAGCTCAAATTAACCCCGATCTGGGAAATCACTCTCGGGCGGCAAGTCCAATGGAACTCTATGCACACCACCCGGTTGGATGGAGTGGCCCTTAATCGGCAGAAAGGCATCTTCCGCGCTCGCCGGCAGCTAACCTTGTATGTCGGCGTTACACCCCAATCCGAAATTCGCACCGACTATGGTGATGCCGGTACCGCTGTAGCCGGAGGTATTCTGCGGCGCACCACCGGTCCAACTCACTATACCGTCCAGTTCTGGACCAACCAAATGGAGGGCGAGCAGCAGATTTATGTCGGTGGCTCCCTGAGGCGACGATT contains:
- a CDS encoding Rrf2 family transcriptional regulator, coding for MFSRSAAHALQVMSYLTRNSQRQPLKLEQVSLDTGIPRHAVVKVVQAMHKQHLLSTSRGSHGGVTLAKPPGSVILSEIVCAIDGPPDDCPVSTGMVPCQPKPDCCIFQQWKRIAHQVHTLQACQDLASFANQNIPIDFYN